In Brassica napus cultivar Da-Ae chromosome A3, Da-Ae, whole genome shotgun sequence, the sequence ATATATATGCAAGAATGGTGCAGTTATCATCTTCTCTAAGGACACAAGCCATGCTGGATATTTCATAAACTATACCAACGCGTTGCAGATTCGGCCGTGCacattcattttcttgagatCTGAATCTTATCTTTATTGAATATGGGAAATGAGCTGTGGAAGGGAACATTGGGCAGACATAGACATTCATGGTTCAATATTATAAGTTTATGACCAATAGATTCCTCATTGCCTCTCTTTCCTGGTggtgtatataaatattacctGGAGAGACATTGAGAAGCAGAACAAACAATTTAGCCTTCTCAACATCTTCTCATTGCTCATTACCaaaggagaaaacaaaaatgccTGTCTCCTTCCACGTTCGATCTAACAGTTACCCCTCTAGACTTCACCCACAAGCTGCTCATGTTGATGAGCAGTTGACTCGTTTGAGATCTTCTGATGAAACCTCGACATCTTCAAGCTCTTCTATATGTCAAAGACTTGACAACCTTCAAGATCTTCACGAGTCTCTTGACAAACTTATTCGCCTACCTTTCACACAACATGCTTTACCTCTAGAGCAGAACAAGAAAGCCGTCGAGCAGATTCTTGATGGATCTCTCAGGATCTTGGATTTATGCAACATCTCCAAGGATGCTTTGTCACAGATGAAGGAAGGTCTCATGGAGATCCAGTCGATGCTGAGAAGAAAGCGTGGAGATCTATCGGGAGAGGTTAAGAAGTACTTAGCCTCAAGAAAATCCATCAAGAAGTCATTGCAAAAGGCCCTTAAGAGTTTGAAGGTGAAACAAGACCAAGAGTGCAACGAAGAGTCTCTGGCGGTGTTTGGAGAAGCAGAAGCTATTACAGTTTCTCTGTTTGATTCTTTGTTTTGCTTCATGTCTGGATCAAAAACATGCAGCAAATGGTCACTCGTCTCAAAGCTAATGAACCAGAAGAAGGTTACATGTGAAGCACAAGCAAATGAATTCACAAGAGTTGACTCTGAATGCGAATCAGAGAAGACTTTGAAAATGGAGGATGTGCAGATCCtagagtcatgcattcaagatCTTGAAGATGGACTTGAATCTCTTTCCAAGTCCTTGATTAAATACCGAGTCTCGATTCTTAACACCTTAGGCCATTGAAGCCtacaaattttgtataaaaatgtaaatataattactTGTAAAAAGGAACACAAAAACAATGAATACAAAATCTTTATCATATATAACTGTTCTTGTGATATCTCTTATTTTTTTCACGAATGATCATCAAAGAACTAAACCCTTTCTCGATTTTCAGAAACTTCATTCAGTTTCTTACCTCAAATTTCACTGTTTAATCATTTTGTTTTATGACTGAGTAAATTAAACAACGTTTACTTGTTCAACATGTCATGTGGCATCTCTTAACCTCTACACGGTTGTTTGATATTAAACATAATCCAAAAAGTGTTAAGTAATCCATTATCTATTTGTTAACATGCCATGATCTGTGGATACGGATCTTGCCAGCATTATCACAGTTGTCTAAATATGCTTTCTTCTGATTAGTATAATCACAACTTCTTAATGCAAACGTGTGTACACGGAAAGATTATAAATATTCACAAAATATTCAGACGTGGGAGACAAAGCCAAGCTGGAATTGGCAGAAGCTATTAAGAGTGCTCGTGCGGTTACGCATTTTATAAGATAATAAAAGCTTACATTTATTGTCTTATGGACATATTTCAGCACCTTCAACGTGATTAAGATCTGACTTTTGATCAGCATTGTCTTTTGCTTGTCGTATGGCACACTAATCCCAAACTTCACAAAccaaaaatattagtatttaacTCCTAGAAGATAGGCATAAGACTTGCACGAGTGGCATTGCATTCAATAGCAAACAAGCCAGCCTGGAATATATCTCATT encodes:
- the LOC111214675 gene encoding uncharacterized protein LOC111214675; its protein translation is MPVSFHVRSNSYPSRLHPQAAHVDEQLTRLRSSDETSTSSSSSICQRLDNLQDLHESLDKLIRLPFTQHALPLEQNKKAVEQILDGSLRILDLCNISKDALSQMKEGLMEIQSMLRRKRGDLSGEVKKYLASRKSIKKSLQKALKSLKVKQDQECNEESLAVFGEAEAITVSLFDSLFCFMSGSKTCSKWSLVSKLMNQKKVTCEAQANEFTRVDSECESEKTLKMEDVQILESCIQDLEDGLESLSKSLIKYRVSILNTLGH